In Lytechinus variegatus isolate NC3 chromosome 6, Lvar_3.0, whole genome shotgun sequence, the DNA window CCATGGTGCGCGAGTTTCATTCTCTTCATCCATATAAATTTACGGTGACGCGAGctgctccaccgacaattgctcccGGTCTATTTCGTCTACGATATAAGGTTAGgattgcaatagggttttatggtttaggtttaggataggttatagtgttaaaggggaagttcaccctgacgaaaaatttattgtaaaaatagcagaaaaaaataataaaaatattgccgaaggtttgagaaaaattcatcaaataattaaaaagttattagaatttcaattattggatttgtgacgtcatatgcgagcagcattcctacatagcgaatggtaaaaaatcaataaaatgtcattttctcagaaaattgaaaatggttttcactgtacctttagtatatcaatagacaaattatttcacacccgatcatgaatagaaaacaaaattaagtcatcaggaaccatgcaaaatttgaaattcatgcattttatattacataacacatggggcacctgctcgtttatgacgtcacaaatccaaaactttgaactctaataactttcttactctatgacggattttcctcaaaccttcaccaatatttttactattttttctgctatttttgcaacaaagttttcttcagggtgaacttcccctttaaatccaGCAGGGGCCATTCCTTTAGTGTATGGAATTTACAGCGGATCAATTGTCGTTGGAGTAATtgtcctggggggtgtttcacaaagatttaagtatgacttaggtcgcacttaaatgttgacgcgtacatgatatgcaacgcgcaatcgtattgatcaatacgcagaagtgcgcgtcctcttggcatgatctgaccaatgctgtcatgccttttatactacgcgcaactagacatttaagtgcgactctaagtcatacttaaatctttgtgaaacaccccccaggagcCAAAATCACGCGCAGTGGAATGGTTTTGAGTGTATgtgggcgattccatgctagaaaaatcagcaatTTTCACAGCATTTTTCAACCCGCTGTCCAAACAAACGAAGAACTTAAATTTGTTTTGTGGTAATCTtaaagtactactgggtagacatgcaaaaaaactgacaaccaacaaaaatatgttgtttgtaGGTGAATTAGAGCTTACAATGTtccgtgtcgtacgggacatttctacgtcccgtacgacacacaaatTTACTTATAATCTATTTTTTGGTTTTGGTTATTAgttttttcacatgactacccactatagtttatcattgacaaaaaatattttattgctcaagcattcagcTAGGACACTAGGAgttgttgtcaaaatgtcccgtacgacacgtatggaatcacccgtCTGTacgtgtgtttgtgtgtgtgtgtgtgtgtgcgcgggggggggggtaccatgTAAAGAATCACTATCAGATGGTATCTTTGTTGACTTTTTACACGTTTATTGAAAAAAGATGTTGGGGTGGGATTAATCCCCCTTGTTAAGTTCTCACGGGAACTCTGAGTTGACCAAGAAACCTTATAAGTTAGGTTTCTTAGTTCTGTCCCAGGcctattttcattgtacatgttataATAGCAAATCTGCAGTAGCAGCGTCAAGCTACTACCCATTCAATCTAAATAGCTAATTGTAGACTTGTTACAGAATTTGCTCCTGGGTCAATTTCGCTCCGTGCTTAACTTCGTCTCagatgtacactgtaaaaaatgaatttagcacttacggtgcttgtatagtgactgcacttcgaaTATTGAATGTTTAATTCGAATTTAAACTAGataatcagcactcgtagtgcagtcactatacaagcaccgGAAGTGCTAAataagcacttcattttttcagTGTAGGGCTATGGTTGTAAtatggttttatgttaggtttagggtagggtatagtgttaaaccaaaAGTTCAAGTTTGCCATTCGATTAATGTGTGGAATTTAAAGCGACAAAATGAGAGAAAGGGGAAACTCAAAGATTTCATTCAGAATCGCGCAGGTTTCACTATAAAGATACACAATAAGTACTACAGATTtaaattctattcatttagagGGATgatccaggctggaaatattcatatctcaataaatggAGTGAagttcacaaagcaaaatgcagaaaatttgatcaaaatcataaaagttattcaatttcaagatttgtattattccggtgaagcagttctaggcatgtctttatggatattcattaggtgggctgatgaggTATATCCGCACTTGTTCTTTTATActttattgattgaaaataaagtttatttgaaaattttctaccaataaCTAAAACTAAAGTGCATTAGTTAAGTTGCcgcaaattatttcatcataatacaGACACatcaattatacatgtatgaagaaatgaaacatatatgatttcatgtaataacataagaaatagggaagtggggatgtgacatcatcagcacatctaatgaatattcatgacgatgtgcatattaATGTTTTCACCAAAATAGTGATAAtgtttaaacttcaataacttcgtaatttgttatccgattttgatgaaattttctgcattttgctctgtgaattttactctatttatttagataaatatttttaaatacttAGGCCGTTATACCATGCTTATCTGTCTGCGATTATCAACGGGATGAAGAGTAAGAAAACCATCGTATCGACCGCTGCGATGAACATAAATGAAGCGTTGAAAGAGCCTGTTGCGTCTGCCACGTAACCTATGTAAAGAACGATAAAGAACATTTTAAATCTGTGAcatgcactgttaaaaaacccgtgattttacagaaaaaagaagaatttgcagaaagcaataacaaaatcataaaaacaggACTCTTTCTTCAGTTTCTgcaacaggtctgtttaaaaggcAAAAAGGgggtttatttaatgaaatttgtaagatttgaTATACCAAATACTAacttcctgtaagattacgcaatctggtaagattacaagtgttatcgagactctgctgcaggaacttcttttattttaacgATACATTTTCTAACAGTATATGATGCATAAACATATGTGACAATGTCATCAGATTAAGCGGTGAGTGATTGgttccatgggggggggggggggtcaaatataCTGCTGCAGACATGTGTGATAAAAAAAGCGCgtttgaaggtttttttttcagttttggacgcagGCCGCGTGTGCACTCGTTAACGGTTTCAAAAACACTATTTTTTataggtggttttgaaagactggttaATGTTTAATCGCGTGGTCAAGCGTATTCACTGTatgttttttcaaaaaaattttttaaGACAATCCAAAAGATTTTAAGGGAGGCCCTATGTTTTTCCCCAATCTTTTCCTCGGGGTTTTTCCCCCTCGtttctgaaaagtgttcggGCCCGAgacaaaacttgtttagggggcgTACTTCTGGagaaaacttgtttagggaccaaaaagtgtaaataaatcccgcgaaaaacttgtttagggaaACATCTTGCACACGGTGAAAAACTcgtgggggggggtgtttggaaataatttggtcaatgcacgcatgtgtacatcaacacatttgactgccccccccccccggtttgatTGTGGAATTGTAGATGACGTCACTGCAAAAGTGCATCGCGCAGAATGATGTATTTAATGTTATGCTACTATTTGAAAACGGCgatataatgtaaaaataaacacacacacaaaacaaagccccaaaaacaacaacaacgcGCAAAATTACCCTGATAAAAGTGATTTTGTTAATGGTGTTTAATTATGGTATAGGTAATAGGgtcatgtttgtgtgtgtgtgtgggcgcCCGTGTGGGTGTATGATTTTTGTGTgggcgtgtgtgtgtatacatatGTGGGAAGGAGTACATTTTCTTATAAATGTAGTTCATAACAGGACGTACAAGGGACAGGAAGTCTTACCAGTTAAGGAAGATCCCAGAAAGGCTCCAACACCAAACGCAATTTCGGAAGACGCCAGTATGACCGGAAACTCGGAGAGAGGGGCTCGGTCCTTGCAAATGACCAATACCAGGATGTTCCGCTCGGCAATCGTCAGTGACGTAACAAACGAAGTCACGATCTTTATCGCAAAATTAGAGACAGAAATGTCCACAAGAAGTGACGCTATATTGAGGAAAGTCAGGAAAAGAAACGAGGACTGCCCTGGTATGGGTATATACTTCAGAATCACCCCGCTGAAGCAGCGTCCGATAAAAGCAGCAGTTGCTGCTGCGTAAGCGACACACAAAGCCTTGGAAGTAGGGACGCCAAGAGCGACCGCGCGTGGGATGAGAAAGGAGTACCAACCACCGTTCATTGTAGCGAATACCAGAGTAACTAGCATAAGAAGGATCATCCAACGATCCTGATTGTAAATGGAGTTGGTAAAGATTTGGCAACCATCGACGTACAGTTTGGAACAGTCTGTTCGGCCGATGATGGGTAAACCTGACCACGGCTTATCACCCGTTTTCTTAATGTGTCGCCGCGAAGGGGATTCTAGCATCAAAGATGTTTCCCCGTGTGTCTCTTCGTTGATATCTTCCTGCGCGTTGCTTGTTGTACTTTCATCTCGAATGTTAGCAGAGCTTGACCTAACGTTGGTGTGAATGGATCTTACTGGTGCAGACTTGCCCAACTGATGAAGCGATACTGTCTGCTTACTTGAAACCCCACACGTTGATTCCTCGTCGATCGTATCCAAGAGCTCTTCCGTCATCCGATCAGGGCTATGTGGGATTCTATGACCAACCATTTCGTCCTCCACTTCCTCGAAGTCCACCATCAAAGCCAAAGGTATCAGATGTGCCATGATGCCTCCCATGATCAGTAAGGACCCTCTCCAGCCGTAGATACCCATCAGGTAATCAGCAAGTAGTGGCACGAGGGCCATTCCGAAGGCATATCCTGATTTGCCAATGCCGTAGAAGACTCCAAAGGCATCGCCAGACTGGCTACTCAAGGTTATCACCATACTAATGGAAATGATGTTTGAACCCATTCCTGAAGCGAAAACAAAAGAATGCACACACATGAAAAATACTTCTATATTTCCTACTTAATTTTCTACAAAGTTCCCGAATGCAAGATAAAACGAGACCGAAGAGTTATTTTGATCCTACCTTTTCTTGGTAGTGTCAGAAGAGAGTTATTTCGTAAAAGAGATTACAGCTAGTTCGTGAGTATTCATGAACacgaatagtaaaaaatattaacGAATTTGCATCAGCTCGAGTAACTCGCCAGTGTGGCCAAAGTAGCAATGGGCCAATATCTCCATTTGCATTGACAAGATTGCGGGTTTAAATCCCAGTAAGTacgcgaagaagaagaagaaaaagaagaagaagaagaagtagaagaaggagaagaagaagaaggaaaagggggatgagaaggagagaaagaagcagcagcagaagaagaagtagtagtagaagaagaagaaaactcttgacaaaaacaaacaaagaggCAACAGTTTTGAATTGGGGACGTTGTGTTTCcccaaaatgtaaaacaaagtaTTCTTACTCTTCCCGATATGGACTGCCATTGCTTTAATGATGAGCAATCTTCCCTCTTACTCTACCACCGATCACGATAAACGTACCTGCAATTGAAAGGCAGAGAGCTAGCTCAACGCCATTGGTAACCGTTGATACAAGAAGGAGTCCTCCTGCTGCCAGGATTGCACCTGCCATCACCAGGTATCTTCGTTGGTTTCCATTGAGTCGCTGGTACAGGTATGTCACAGCTGGGCCTGTTGATGGAAGCAAAATTGAGGATTGCCGTGAAATTCCCAATCTTATAAGCACTTCATCCCACCTTTCTCTCTCCGCCCCTTACaatttcatcattattgtttttttttgagggggggggggtggtcatcGGAATCGATAAGGGTCTTCTAGTTACCCTTGTGGGCGGTTGGTCATCAGTGTTATTGTCAACTGTACATGAGACTGCACCGTCCAGCATACATAAGATCCAGAACACGGCATTTCGTTGTTGTATTgctcatagaaaaaaaagatgctCAACTAATATTGTTTCAACATTGAATGGGGCAGTTTGGAGAATCACATCAGCTCTATGTGTGTTCACTACTTGACACCACGGATTTCACAGAAGCAGCAAGAGAGCTAATGAACTCCGTGTTGCGTGTCGGGGTCTGAGGCATCGATTATTCAAGAATAGAGACCGCAAGTGGTATGATATCACCATAATTTTTTGGTCGAAGACTCCTGGGGTCGGAGGCGGTTTAGTACCCGGGGgatgggagagggggggggggggcttgaaacTACCATCTGATCCACACCAAAATTTAAGTATAGTcaatatgaatttcaaaattcagtaTTCATTGGGTTAAATTCCAGCCCCTCTCTCATAAGTGATTTCCATTCGTAAGGGTATGATTTCAAACTTGGTGCCACGCACTCCTACCATTTCCAAATAGGAGTAGACCCCCGTATATTTGACACCACCGAACTTTATGACTTTGCTAAATTCTTCGTGAAATGGTCGCTGAAACGAGACTAGCGGTCGAAGAACAGAGCTTAGGAAACCTGGGTGCATGGATG includes these proteins:
- the LOC121417815 gene encoding uncharacterized protein LOC121417815; the protein is MEICSIFQNRKSLKSTPVLFLQTCYLLGTIKAIGVCLPDMERNLNLNRTSAGLALGLFDALAFGPGPAVTYLYQRLNGNQRRYLVMAGAILAAGGLLLVSTVTNGVELALCLSIAGMGSNIISISMVITLSSQSGDAFGVFYGIGKSGYAFGMALVPLLADYLMGIYGWRGSLLIMGGIMAHLIPLALMVDFEEVEDEMVGHRIPHSPDRMTEELLDTIDEESTCGVSSKQTVSLHQLGKSAPVRSIHTNVRSSSANIRDESTTSNAQEDINEETHGETSLMLESPSRRHIKKTGDKPWSGLPIIGRTDCSKLYVDGCQIFTNSIYNQDRWMILLMLVTLVFATMNGGWYSFLIPRAVALGVPTSKALCVAYAAATAAFIGRCFSGVILKYIPIPGQSSFLFLTFLNIASLLVDISVSNFAIKIVTSFVTSLTIAERNILVLVICKDRAPLSEFPVILASSEIAFGVGAFLGSSLTGYVADATGSFNASFMFIAAVDTMVFLLFIPLIIADR